Proteins encoded in a region of the Stieleria neptunia genome:
- a CDS encoding ABC-2 transporter permease, whose protein sequence is MIGPVFNREATVVPKRPKTYLARGLYLIALFGLLCTGYLVLDGSRSLATVSDSARFGGWMFLLLAPLQLLVLSSLAAVGSAASVAQEKDRRTLLLLLMTRLSGFEVVVGKLAATLLGPLAMLLAALPLFLVLPLLGGVSPGQVFSVFLVTAATVVFAGSVGTVVGLWREKTFQAIALTVLILLMLLGAGEIAIASLTLPEVLVLALSPVRALGAAASPLGSLSPQTSLGVWLFTAATLVAAVVVLAVGVARVRVWNPSREVRLKAPEPETSEEMETRQAPSSWKVRAPRQVWKNPILWREVRTWAYGRKVVVIRFAFGLLFLLGAAVIYGQMQNGTAYEPAARIGRALPAATLPVAAIGVVSLVLINALAVNAVTGERDGLALDLLLVTDLSPREFVFGKLLGVLYVGKEMILLPLALLLFLAANGVMTYENMVYAMLGAAILYVFVSMLGIHAGLNYVAGRTATLASLGTVFFLCVGIAICMTIMVSFRGAFQLQLAPFLVMILGGGAALFASLGWRNPSSAIFLASFTLPLITFYSITQFLLQTDHLFVFFSMAVGYGFTIAALMIPALSEFDVSLERDRGAEGNG, encoded by the coding sequence ATGATCGGTCCAGTATTCAATCGCGAGGCGACCGTGGTTCCCAAGCGTCCCAAGACGTATCTGGCCCGCGGTTTGTACCTGATCGCGCTGTTCGGGCTGCTTTGCACCGGGTACCTGGTGCTGGACGGATCGCGGTCGTTGGCGACGGTGTCCGATTCGGCACGTTTCGGCGGCTGGATGTTTTTGCTGCTCGCCCCGCTCCAGTTGTTGGTGCTCTCCAGTCTGGCGGCGGTGGGATCGGCGGCCAGCGTGGCTCAGGAAAAAGACCGTCGGACGCTGTTGTTGTTGCTGATGACGCGGCTGAGTGGATTTGAGGTCGTCGTCGGCAAGCTGGCCGCGACGTTGCTCGGGCCGCTGGCGATGTTGCTTGCCGCGTTGCCCCTGTTCCTGGTGCTGCCGCTGTTGGGCGGCGTTTCGCCCGGACAGGTGTTCTCGGTCTTTCTGGTGACCGCGGCGACCGTGGTCTTTGCCGGTTCGGTCGGCACCGTGGTCGGGCTCTGGCGTGAGAAGACGTTCCAGGCGATCGCGTTGACGGTGTTGATCTTGCTGATGTTGTTGGGGGCCGGCGAGATCGCGATCGCGTCCTTGACGCTGCCGGAGGTGCTGGTGTTGGCCCTCAGCCCCGTGCGTGCGTTGGGCGCCGCGGCGTCGCCGCTGGGAAGCCTGTCGCCGCAGACGTCGCTGGGGGTCTGGTTGTTCACGGCCGCCACGCTCGTGGCGGCCGTCGTTGTGTTGGCCGTCGGAGTCGCCCGCGTGCGTGTTTGGAACCCGTCCCGCGAAGTGCGACTGAAGGCACCCGAGCCGGAGACGAGCGAAGAGATGGAAACCCGGCAGGCGCCGAGCAGCTGGAAAGTCCGGGCGCCGCGGCAGGTTTGGAAGAACCCGATCCTCTGGCGCGAGGTCCGCACGTGGGCCTATGGTCGCAAAGTCGTTGTGATTCGGTTTGCGTTCGGATTGCTGTTTCTGCTGGGGGCGGCGGTGATTTATGGTCAGATGCAAAACGGGACCGCGTATGAGCCGGCGGCCCGGATCGGTCGCGCGTTGCCGGCGGCGACGTTGCCCGTCGCCGCGATCGGCGTGGTCAGTTTGGTGTTGATCAATGCGTTGGCCGTCAACGCGGTCACCGGAGAGCGTGACGGTTTGGCGCTGGATCTGTTGTTGGTCACGGATTTAAGTCCCCGCGAATTTGTGTTCGGCAAGTTGTTGGGGGTGCTGTATGTCGGCAAGGAGATGATTCTGTTGCCGCTGGCGTTGTTGCTGTTTCTGGCCGCCAACGGAGTGATGACGTATGAAAACATGGTCTACGCGATGTTGGGTGCGGCGATCTTGTACGTGTTCGTCAGCATGCTGGGGATTCACGCCGGGCTCAACTATGTGGCCGGTCGGACGGCGACGCTGGCGAGTTTAGGGACGGTCTTTTTTCTCTGCGTCGGGATCGCCATCTGCATGACGATCATGGTCAGTTTTCGGGGCGCGTTTCAGCTGCAACTGGCGCCGTTTTTGGTCATGATTCTCGGCGGCGGTGCCGCGTTGTTCGCGTCACTGGGCTGGCGGAATCCCTCTTCGGCGATCTTCCTGGCCTCGTTCACGCTTCCCTTGATCACGTTTTATTCGATCACTCAGTTCCTGTTGCAAACCGACCACCTGTTCGTGTTCTTTTCGATGGCGGTGGGCTACGGGTTTACGATTGCGGCGTTGATGATCCCCGCTCTCAGCGAATTTGATGTGTCGCTCGAACGCGATCGAGGGGCCGAGGGAAATGGCTGA
- a CDS encoding Flp family type IVb pilin, with protein sequence MTNQDPLPERQSLWRDEEGTTAVEYAVMLALIIAVCVGSVATLTTETQKSFDASGAAISGAMGN encoded by the coding sequence ATGACCAACCAAGACCCACTCCCCGAGCGCCAGTCGCTGTGGCGGGATGAGGAGGGCACAACGGCAGTTGAATACGCCGTGATGCTCGCCCTGATCATCGCCGTCTGCGTCGGCTCGGTCGCCACCCTGACCACTGAAACCCAAAAAAGCTTCGACGCCTCTGGAGCCGCGATTTCCGGCGCCATGGGCAACTAA
- a CDS encoding NAD-dependent epimerase/dehydratase family protein → MRIALTGATGFLGRYLIRRLLNDGHTITAWYRTPPATEPEPHPTSWVQGELGVLNHAEQLVESVDAVVHAGLFRGGDSFMDSGDDPLEYWQRNATGSLQLLDAAERAGVKRFIFVSSGTVHDTVLPDRPLDETHPLLPSTLYGAYKASVETLVHHYGASGKLLAATVRPPSIYGLADPAQDSRWFDLVAQVCAGNDVQANGGSKAVHADDIAKAVSLLLDQDDAIAGQTYNCCDRMISDFEVATIAKRLTGSASNISGQAKTAKHEIVTEKLQALGMRFGGTELLEQTIAELVAAIRQAASGPV, encoded by the coding sequence ATGCGCATCGCTCTCACCGGCGCCACCGGATTTCTGGGTCGCTACCTGATCCGCCGGCTTCTCAACGACGGCCACACGATCACGGCGTGGTACCGCACCCCACCGGCAACCGAACCTGAACCCCACCCCACCAGCTGGGTCCAAGGGGAACTCGGCGTCCTGAACCACGCCGAACAACTGGTCGAATCGGTCGATGCCGTCGTCCACGCCGGGCTGTTTCGCGGTGGAGACTCGTTCATGGACAGCGGCGACGACCCGCTCGAGTACTGGCAGCGCAACGCGACCGGATCGCTGCAATTACTCGACGCCGCCGAGCGGGCCGGCGTCAAACGATTCATTTTCGTGTCCTCGGGCACCGTCCACGACACCGTGCTGCCGGACCGCCCGCTTGATGAAACCCACCCCTTGCTGCCGTCGACGCTGTACGGGGCCTACAAGGCATCGGTCGAAACCCTGGTACACCACTACGGCGCCAGCGGAAAACTGCTCGCCGCCACCGTCCGCCCGCCATCGATTTATGGCCTTGCCGACCCCGCTCAAGACTCACGCTGGTTCGACCTGGTTGCCCAGGTCTGCGCCGGAAACGACGTCCAGGCCAACGGCGGCAGCAAAGCCGTCCACGCCGACGACATCGCCAAAGCCGTGTCACTGTTGCTCGACCAAGACGACGCGATCGCCGGCCAAACCTACAACTGCTGTGACCGGATGATCAGCGATTTTGAAGTCGCGACGATCGCCAAACGCCTCACCGGCAGTGCCTCCAACATCAGCGGCCAAGCCAAGACCGCCAAACACGAAATCGTCACCGAGAAACTGCAAGCCCTGGGCATGCGATTCGGAGGCACCGAGTTGCTCGAGCAAACGATCGCCGAGTTGGTTGCGGCGATTCGACAGGCCGCAAGCGGTCCGGTTTGA
- a CDS encoding DUF4465 domain-containing protein: MNVSRPFLFALFAAGSLCSIAGAEIVTFENLLTTSESYYKGDTSQINHDPWTVDGVEFSNQTTWVGSWGGWAYSNTTDTATPGFTNEHSAITGGGSDGAGGSVGGQTYALAFGSGATINLPTGALIESVDWTNGTYPYLSMRDGDAYAKEFGGGSGSESDFFRVTLTGYSDLNATGAATGTVTLDLADYTFADDSQDYIVNTWQVNEDLTALGNARSIDLTFQSSDVGQYGINTPTYLFIDNLQYSVTAIPEPTAFGFLALVGGVCTLRRRR, encoded by the coding sequence ATGAATGTCTCTCGCCCATTTCTGTTTGCCCTGTTCGCCGCCGGCTCGCTCTGTTCGATCGCCGGCGCCGAAATCGTGACGTTTGAGAACCTGTTGACCACGTCCGAATCGTATTACAAAGGCGACACGTCACAGATCAACCATGATCCGTGGACCGTTGACGGGGTTGAGTTCAGCAATCAAACCACCTGGGTTGGGTCTTGGGGCGGTTGGGCGTACAGCAACACCACCGACACGGCGACGCCGGGGTTCACCAACGAGCATTCCGCGATCACCGGTGGCGGCAGCGACGGCGCCGGCGGATCCGTGGGCGGTCAGACGTACGCGCTGGCGTTCGGTTCCGGTGCGACGATCAATCTGCCGACGGGCGCCTTGATCGAAAGCGTCGATTGGACCAACGGGACGTACCCCTATCTCTCGATGCGTGACGGAGACGCGTACGCGAAGGAGTTCGGCGGTGGCAGTGGATCCGAGTCCGACTTCTTTCGTGTGACCCTGACCGGCTACAGCGACTTGAACGCGACCGGCGCCGCAACGGGAACGGTGACCTTGGATTTGGCCGATTACACGTTCGCCGACGACAGCCAGGATTACATCGTCAACACGTGGCAGGTCAACGAAGACCTGACGGCGCTCGGAAACGCGCGTTCGATCGATCTGACGTTCCAGTCGAGTGACGTGGGACAGTACGGAATCAACACCCCGACGTATCTGTTCATCGATAATTTGCAGTACTCCGTCACGGCGATTCCCGAGCCGACCGCGTTTGGATTCTTGGCGCTCGTCGGAGGCGTTTGCACCTTGCGACGCCGGCGTTAA
- a CDS encoding DUF1559 domain-containing protein yields the protein MRYRNRPIRGTASGPTRIGFTLVELLVVIAIIGIMVSLLLPAVQFAREAARQANCRNHQHQIGVALHAYHNLHRSLPIGCLEWRFWGQPSTRKNLAWSAFLLPQMGEQALYEAVDFNYAFDHPRNADAAAVVVESYLCPTEIPQGNGRGEISYGGLFGERIVDRKPDDGVFLYEQRIRYRDCLDGLSNTMATGEDMVGPDSEWINGGNVFVQSHPINDDRAWVGDNEIRSLHPAGAMVLFLDGSVHLLNESLDKIVLGQMITRAGHEVIPADAW from the coding sequence ATGCGTTACCGTAACCGTCCAATCCGTGGCACCGCCAGCGGGCCGACCCGCATCGGGTTTACCCTGGTCGAATTGCTGGTCGTGATCGCCATCATCGGGATCATGGTTTCGCTGTTGTTGCCGGCGGTCCAGTTCGCCCGCGAGGCGGCTCGCCAGGCCAATTGCCGCAACCACCAGCACCAGATCGGTGTGGCGCTGCATGCCTATCACAACCTGCACCGGTCGTTGCCGATCGGATGTTTGGAGTGGCGGTTTTGGGGCCAGCCGAGCACACGAAAGAACCTGGCTTGGTCGGCGTTTCTGTTGCCGCAGATGGGGGAACAGGCGTTGTATGAGGCCGTTGATTTCAACTACGCGTTTGATCATCCGCGCAACGCCGATGCGGCGGCGGTCGTGGTCGAATCGTATCTGTGCCCCACCGAAATTCCTCAAGGCAACGGGCGTGGCGAGATCAGTTACGGGGGCCTGTTCGGGGAACGCATCGTCGACCGAAAACCGGACGACGGGGTGTTCCTTTACGAACAGCGGATTCGCTATCGCGATTGCTTGGACGGTTTGTCCAACACGATGGCCACCGGCGAAGACATGGTGGGGCCGGACAGCGAATGGATCAACGGCGGAAACGTGTTCGTGCAATCCCACCCGATCAACGACGATCGTGCTTGGGTCGGCGACAACGAAATCCGTTCGTTGCATCCCGCCGGCGCCATGGTGCTGTTTCTCGACGGCAGTGTGCATCTGCTGAACGAATCGCTCGACAAGATCGTGCTCGGCCAAATGATCACCCGGGCCGGCCACGAAGTGATCCCGGCCGACGCCTGGTAG
- a CDS encoding 3-deoxy-manno-octulosonate cytidylyltransferase: MPDTQIVLPARLASTRLPEKLLQQVAGKSVLQHTYESASRAASASAGVIVAVDDPRIADEVESFGGRWIMTPTDCPSGTDRIALVADRFPTTEIFINVQSDEPEIDPAAIDAVAETLAGDPQADMATAGTPIRSAEALRDPAIVKIVMAGFSPTAASSGQGSIGAGQGSISAGQGSISSGQGRAVYFSRACVPHRRGSDPAELLQANPPIYWHHLGLYAYRRDFLSWFAGSPPSVLEETEKLEQLRAIEAGKKIVVAAVGPAMPGIDTPEDLAAFRQRIEDPATSGFSSARYHPRP, encoded by the coding sequence ATGCCCGACACCCAAATCGTGCTGCCCGCACGCCTCGCCTCGACCCGATTGCCGGAGAAATTGCTTCAACAGGTGGCCGGCAAGAGCGTGTTGCAACACACCTACGAATCGGCCTCCCGCGCCGCCTCGGCGTCGGCGGGCGTGATCGTCGCGGTCGACGACCCGCGGATCGCCGACGAAGTGGAATCGTTCGGGGGCCGCTGGATCATGACCCCGACCGATTGCCCCAGCGGCACCGACCGCATCGCCCTGGTCGCCGACCGGTTTCCCACCACTGAGATTTTTATCAACGTGCAAAGCGACGAACCGGAGATCGACCCGGCGGCGATCGACGCCGTCGCCGAGACGCTCGCCGGCGATCCACAGGCCGACATGGCGACCGCTGGGACGCCGATCCGGTCGGCCGAGGCACTCCGCGACCCGGCGATCGTGAAGATCGTGATGGCCGGTTTTTCCCCGACAGCCGCCAGTTCAGGGCAGGGCAGCATCGGTGCGGGGCAGGGCAGTATCAGTGCAGGGCAGGGCAGTATCAGTTCAGGGCAGGGCAGGGCGGTCTACTTCAGTCGCGCCTGCGTCCCCCACCGCCGCGGCAGCGACCCGGCCGAATTGCTCCAGGCCAACCCGCCGATTTACTGGCACCACCTGGGGCTTTACGCCTATCGCCGCGACTTCTTGTCCTGGTTCGCCGGCTCGCCCCCCAGCGTGCTGGAAGAAACCGAGAAACTCGAACAGCTGCGGGCCATCGAAGCGGGAAAAAAAATCGTCGTCGCCGCAGTCGGCCCAGCCATGCCCGGAATCGACACGCCGGAAGATCTTGCCGCGTTTCGACAGCGCATCGAGGATCCCGCCACTTCCGGTTTTTCGTCAGCGCGGTATCATCCGCGTCCATGA
- a CDS encoding CTP synthase: MTKHIFVTGGVVSSLGKGLTSASLGMLLESRGLRVRMQKLDPYINVDPGTMSPYQHGEVYVLDDGSETDLDLGHYERFTSGALTRDCNYTTGQIYLSVIEKERKGRFLGKTVQVIPHITNEIKSVISRMGGDDVDVVITEIGGTVGDIESLPFLEAIRQYSQDVGRENVLYMHLTLVPYLKAADELKTKPTQHSVGQLREIGIQPDVLVCRCEHSISREERDKIALFCNVPTEAVIEEKDKDFSIYEVPISLVDNKLDELVVKKLGLSSKALDITPWTDLLHRLRNPRHEVSIAVVGKYAEHKDAYKSIYESIDHAGMHHQAQIRIGRIQSSDIEREGCERLLGGFDGILIPGGFGERGVEGKVQAIRFARERGIPFFGICLGMQCAVIEYARNVCGLEKAHSSEFDKDTPDSVICLLDEQQNVTQMGGTMRLGSQPTLLADDSRAQRSYGAEEIHERHRHRYEFNNAYRDQFREHGMKFSGTSPDGSLVEIVELPDHPWFLAVQYHPEFKSKPLKAHPLFAGFVEAAIERGTRKHEREQPAISQR; the protein is encoded by the coding sequence ATGACCAAACACATCTTTGTAACCGGCGGGGTTGTTTCCTCGCTCGGAAAAGGCCTGACGAGCGCCTCCCTGGGCATGCTGCTTGAATCTCGCGGATTGCGAGTGCGAATGCAGAAGCTGGATCCCTACATCAACGTCGATCCCGGCACGATGAGCCCCTATCAGCACGGCGAAGTCTACGTGCTCGATGACGGCAGCGAGACCGACTTGGACCTCGGGCACTACGAGCGGTTCACCAGCGGCGCGCTGACCCGTGATTGCAACTACACGACCGGCCAGATCTATCTGTCGGTGATCGAAAAGGAACGCAAGGGGCGTTTTCTGGGGAAAACCGTCCAGGTCATCCCCCACATCACCAACGAGATCAAATCCGTCATCTCGCGAATGGGTGGTGACGACGTCGATGTCGTGATCACCGAAATCGGCGGCACGGTCGGCGACATCGAAAGCCTGCCGTTCCTCGAAGCGATTCGCCAATACTCCCAGGACGTCGGCCGCGAAAACGTGCTGTACATGCACCTGACCCTGGTGCCGTACCTGAAAGCCGCCGACGAGCTGAAAACCAAACCGACCCAACACTCCGTCGGCCAATTGCGTGAAATCGGCATCCAACCCGACGTGCTGGTCTGCCGCTGTGAACACTCGATCAGCCGCGAAGAACGCGACAAGATCGCACTGTTTTGCAACGTCCCGACCGAGGCGGTGATCGAAGAAAAAGACAAGGATTTTTCGATCTACGAAGTCCCGATCTCGCTGGTCGACAACAAACTCGACGAATTGGTCGTCAAGAAACTGGGGCTGTCCAGCAAGGCCCTCGACATCACCCCCTGGACCGATCTGCTGCACCGACTGCGCAACCCGCGGCACGAAGTCAGCATCGCCGTCGTCGGCAAATACGCCGAACACAAAGACGCTTACAAATCGATCTACGAATCGATCGACCATGCCGGGATGCACCACCAGGCGCAAATCCGCATCGGCCGGATCCAGAGCAGCGATATCGAACGCGAAGGATGCGAACGCCTGCTCGGCGGCTTTGACGGCATCCTGATCCCCGGCGGCTTCGGTGAACGCGGCGTCGAAGGCAAGGTCCAAGCCATCCGTTTCGCCAGGGAACGCGGCATCCCGTTTTTCGGAATCTGCCTGGGCATGCAGTGCGCCGTGATCGAATATGCACGCAACGTCTGCGGCCTGGAAAAAGCCCACTCCAGCGAATTCGACAAAGACACCCCGGACTCGGTGATCTGCCTGCTGGACGAACAGCAAAACGTGACCCAAATGGGCGGCACCATGCGACTGGGCAGCCAACCGACACTCCTGGCCGACGACAGCCGGGCGCAGCGGAGCTACGGGGCCGAGGAGATCCACGAACGCCACCGACACCGCTACGAATTCAACAACGCCTATCGTGATCAATTCCGCGAACACGGCATGAAGTTTTCGGGAACCAGCCCCGACGGAAGCCTTGTCGAAATCGTCGAATTGCCCGACCATCCCTGGTTCCTGGCCGTACAATATCACCCCGAGTTCAAAAGCAAGCCGCTGAAAGCGCATCCGCTGTTTGCCGGATTCGTCGAAGCCGCGATTGAACGAGGAACACGTAAACACGAACGTGAACAACCCGCCATCAGCCAACGCTAA
- a CDS encoding DUF1844 domain-containing protein → MSENKEEPELVVDNDWKSQVEKEKTLADEPQQAAADEPADDLTGDLPPASLAMLISTFYSQAMVALGVMENPATGEKGTDLRIAKHFIDTLEMLEEKTKGNTDEEEDKMFDEVLHLLRMAYVGAKKA, encoded by the coding sequence ATGTCAGAAAACAAAGAAGAACCGGAATTGGTCGTCGACAACGATTGGAAATCGCAGGTCGAAAAAGAAAAGACGCTCGCCGACGAACCCCAGCAAGCCGCCGCCGATGAACCCGCCGATGACCTCACCGGCGATCTGCCCCCGGCGTCACTGGCGATGCTGATCAGCACCTTTTACAGCCAAGCCATGGTCGCACTGGGCGTCATGGAAAACCCCGCAACGGGCGAAAAAGGGACCGACCTGCGGATCGCCAAACACTTCATCGACACCCTTGAAATGCTCGAAGAAAAAACCAAGGGCAACACCGACGAAGAAGAGGACAAGATGTTCGACGAAGTCCTGCATCTGCTCCGCATGGCCTACGTCGGTGCCAAGAAGGCGTAG
- a CDS encoding DUF420 domain-containing protein encodes MWQFLADYLPHCTALLNAAATVVLALGLIRIRQGNPRGHKKMMLTALGISALFLLLYLLHKVALYLTTGEPNTRFPTDTEVAPLAARYTYYGILGTHLLLAIAVPFLALRAVYLAMKGRIVAHKKLVRFAFPVWMYVSVTGVLVYLMLYQLYPAA; translated from the coding sequence ATGTGGCAGTTTTTAGCCGATTATCTGCCGCACTGCACGGCGTTGTTGAACGCCGCGGCGACGGTCGTGTTGGCGCTCGGGTTGATCCGGATTCGTCAAGGCAATCCGCGCGGGCACAAGAAGATGATGTTGACGGCGCTGGGGATCAGCGCGTTGTTCTTGTTGCTGTATCTGTTGCACAAGGTCGCGTTGTATCTGACGACCGGGGAGCCGAACACGCGTTTTCCGACCGATACGGAGGTCGCACCGCTGGCGGCCCGCTACACGTACTACGGGATCCTGGGCACGCACTTGTTGTTGGCGATCGCCGTGCCGTTCTTGGCGCTGCGTGCGGTGTACTTGGCGATGAAGGGCCGGATCGTTGCGCACAAGAAATTGGTGCGATTCGCCTTCCCCGTTTGGATGTACGTGTCGGTGACCGGCGTGCTGGTTTACCTGATGCTGTATCAGTTGTATCCGGCGGCGTAG
- a CDS encoding SCO family protein, which translates to MRTASNLAAILFVGVIFGLVGRTLRQRSAPTGPGPQDVVYTAEVAPGEEPLVADSTEIANDEVIHPPEDEAWLSRFELTERSGELVKSEDLLGEPYVVSFFFTTCPSVCPQQNQKLKELQERFRDEGVKFLAISVDPENDTPEVMREYAARFGADKDQWLFLTGDLTYIRRIGGEIFQQPIDKGFHTEKFVLVDAKGKIEGFYSWPEPRQFEKLQAAISEML; encoded by the coding sequence ATGAGAACTGCGTCAAACCTAGCCGCGATCTTGTTTGTGGGAGTCATTTTCGGATTGGTGGGGCGGACGCTTCGCCAACGTTCGGCGCCCACCGGGCCCGGTCCCCAGGATGTGGTCTACACGGCCGAGGTGGCGCCCGGCGAAGAGCCGCTGGTTGCCGACAGTACCGAAATCGCCAACGACGAAGTGATTCATCCTCCTGAGGACGAAGCCTGGTTGAGCCGGTTCGAACTGACCGAACGCAGCGGCGAGTTGGTCAAGAGCGAAGACCTGTTGGGCGAGCCCTATGTGGTCAGTTTCTTTTTCACGACCTGCCCGAGCGTCTGCCCGCAACAGAACCAGAAACTGAAAGAGTTGCAGGAGCGTTTTCGAGACGAAGGCGTCAAGTTCCTGGCCATCTCCGTCGACCCCGAAAATGACACGCCGGAAGTGATGCGGGAATATGCGGCCCGCTTCGGTGCCGACAAGGACCAGTGGTTGTTCTTGACCGGCGATTTGACCTACATCCGCCGCATCGGGGGCGAGATTTTCCAGCAGCCGATCGACAAGGGGTTTCACACCGAAAAGTTTGTGCTGGTCGATGCGAAAGGAAAGATCGAGGGCTTTTACAGCTGGCCGGAGCCGAGGCAGTTTGAAAAGCTGCAGGCGGCGATCAGCGAAATGCTGTAG
- the cyoE gene encoding heme o synthase: MSSNVLATDSRYESDLQGPGVAVLEPPAQRREATPRMEVTAQATPASSQGMDKTVDKTVVSFRVFVSDLIQLTKPRIVVMILVTTVATAMIAAGGTVSLGTLALLLLGTGMVAGSAGGANQIWERVIDRNMPRTAVRPLPSARMSTGMATAFTASMGTLGLAILWMGFSLTPAGVGLATWLLYVFLYTPMKTRTSWNTTVGAIAGALPMLIGYTALGGSLADGTGWLLFGVLGAWQYPHFMAIAWLYRRQYEQAGFCMSTTVEPTGISAAIQSIAGSLAVIVCGVVLCCLSPGIVPAAVCSVAVLAATVPMLKASIRFARSRTDVTARRLLRSSLLVLPAVLAVVTIRVFW; the protein is encoded by the coding sequence ATGTCCAGCAACGTCCTTGCCACTGATTCCCGCTATGAATCCGACCTCCAAGGTCCGGGAGTGGCCGTACTCGAACCGCCGGCTCAACGCAGGGAAGCGACACCACGCATGGAAGTGACGGCCCAGGCAACACCGGCTTCGAGTCAGGGGATGGACAAGACGGTGGATAAGACGGTGGTTTCGTTTCGCGTGTTCGTTTCTGACCTGATTCAGCTGACCAAGCCGCGGATCGTCGTGATGATCTTGGTGACGACGGTCGCCACGGCGATGATCGCTGCCGGCGGGACGGTTTCGCTCGGCACGCTCGCTTTGTTGTTGTTGGGCACCGGCATGGTTGCCGGCAGCGCCGGCGGGGCGAACCAGATTTGGGAGCGCGTGATCGACCGCAACATGCCTCGCACCGCGGTTCGTCCCCTACCCTCGGCGCGGATGTCGACCGGCATGGCGACGGCCTTTACCGCCTCGATGGGCACGCTGGGGTTGGCGATCTTGTGGATGGGGTTCTCGTTGACGCCGGCGGGTGTCGGGTTGGCGACGTGGTTGCTGTACGTGTTTTTGTACACGCCGATGAAAACCCGGACGTCTTGGAACACGACGGTCGGGGCGATTGCCGGTGCGTTGCCGATGTTGATCGGCTACACGGCACTCGGCGGTTCGTTGGCCGATGGGACCGGATGGTTGTTGTTCGGCGTCTTGGGCGCTTGGCAGTATCCGCACTTCATGGCCATCGCTTGGCTGTATCGACGCCAGTATGAACAGGCCGGATTTTGCATGTCGACGACGGTCGAGCCGACGGGGATTTCCGCGGCGATTCAAAGCATCGCCGGGTCGCTGGCGGTGATCGTGTGCGGCGTCGTGTTGTGCTGTCTCTCGCCGGGCATCGTTCCCGCTGCCGTGTGCAGCGTCGCGGTGCTGGCGGCCACGGTCCCGATGTTGAAGGCGTCGATCCGGTTCGCGCGAAGCCGAACGGATGTGACGGCACGCCGATTGCTGCGGTCCTCGCTGCTGGTGCTGCCCGCCGTCTTGGCGGTTGTTACGATCCGTGTCTTTTGGTGA
- a CDS encoding COX15/CtaA family protein, whose translation MSENESIETNPSPAGERSPWLHRLAVLSVCLVWPLIWVGGLVTTYDAGMAVPDWPGTYGYNLFLYPLSTWLYGPFDLFIEHGHRLLGAVVGLVAIAMVVAAIRREDRRAVVWLTVGILVAVISQGALGGVRVLLSDRTTAMIHGCFGPVVFALCCIAASVTSRRWWDRKLTAKRAAQGAEAAKPLSRWVVGLAAVPVLLSYLQLVLGAQLRHVQPLTTPGTFTLIVAVHIVTAFGLWLLTPVLFVLVRRCGDLTLSRPAGWLIWFVGCQILLGTGTWIVTYGWPSVLEFLPFGEGFLVRSKGFVDSIIVTAHVAVGSLILATAAVILVQVLRQRTLATPV comes from the coding sequence ATGAGCGAAAACGAATCCATCGAAACGAATCCAAGCCCGGCCGGTGAGCGGTCGCCGTGGTTGCATCGTCTGGCGGTGCTGTCGGTGTGTCTGGTCTGGCCGTTGATTTGGGTCGGCGGCCTGGTGACCACGTATGACGCGGGGATGGCGGTACCGGATTGGCCCGGGACGTACGGGTACAACCTGTTTCTGTACCCGCTGTCGACTTGGTTGTACGGACCGTTTGATCTGTTCATCGAGCACGGCCACCGGCTGTTGGGGGCCGTCGTCGGTTTGGTGGCGATCGCGATGGTGGTCGCCGCGATTCGGCGTGAAGATCGTCGCGCGGTCGTCTGGTTGACCGTCGGGATCTTGGTCGCCGTGATTTCGCAAGGCGCGTTGGGCGGTGTGCGTGTCTTGTTGAGCGATCGGACCACGGCGATGATCCACGGCTGTTTCGGCCCCGTGGTGTTTGCGCTGTGCTGCATCGCCGCGTCGGTGACCAGTCGCCGTTGGTGGGACCGCAAGCTGACGGCAAAACGGGCGGCACAGGGGGCCGAAGCGGCCAAGCCACTCAGCAGGTGGGTGGTCGGTCTGGCGGCGGTGCCCGTGCTGTTGAGCTATTTGCAATTGGTCCTGGGGGCACAGCTCCGGCACGTCCAGCCGTTGACCACGCCGGGAACGTTCACGCTGATTGTGGCGGTCCACATCGTCACTGCCTTCGGTTTGTGGTTGTTGACGCCGGTTTTGTTCGTTTTGGTGCGTCGCTGCGGCGATTTGACGCTGTCCAGGCCGGCGGGTTGGCTGATATGGTTTGTGGGCTGTCAAATCTTGCTCGGGACCGGGACATGGATCGTCACTTACGGTTGGCCGAGCGTTTTGGAGTTTCTTCCGTTTGGCGAAGGCTTTTTGGTTCGCTCAAAGGGATTTGTGGATTCGATCATCGTGACCGCCCATGTTGCGGTCGGGTCGCTGATTCTGGCGACGGCGGCGGTGATCCTGGTTCAAGTTTTACGTCAGCGAACGCTTGCCACCCCCGTTTAA